The window GTAAGGCCGAGCACGTCCTTGATCGGTCGTTTGGACCGGCCGAGGATCACGGTCACCTTCAGCGGCAAATCGAGGATCAGGTCCAGCTTCTCGAGAGCAAGCTCCGAAAAGCCGGCGCCCGCATCCGGTGCGGTCCCCGGCGCTTCCTGGGACCATGCCGGCGCCGGTGCCGGGTCTGGTGCCGGAGTCGTTTTCGGGTACGGAACCTGGTAAACGGTCGCGGTTTGACCCGCGGGTTGCCGGGGCGGCGCGGCGGGCTCGGGCTTGGGCTCGGCGGCCGCGGCCGGTTCGGCTGAAGTATCCAACCCCCGCAGGAGCAGATCAGCCTCATTCCGGGCCGTATCCACGGTCATTATCTGAAAGATGCTGGTATCGATCAGGTCCCCTACCTGCATGTTAAAGGAAACTACCACCATGACCGCTTCGAATTCACCGACCACCTTTTCAGCATCAGCGTTAATCTGCAGCACCCTCGCCCGCGGCGGCGAAATGCTCACGGTACGCCCGACCAGCTGGGCCAGAGCGGTAGCCGATGTCCCGATCATCTGGTTCATCGCCTCGGAGGCGGCGCTGATCTCCATCTCTCCCAGTTCCGGCGGCGGGTTCTTGCCGTCGTTGCCCATCATCAGGTCGGCGACGACCGCCGCGTCCTTCACCTCGATCACCAGCAGAACGGAACCTTCCAGCCCCGCCGTAAACTTGACCTCAATCGCGAGGTAGGGCACGGTGAACTGTTTCAGAAGCTCCTCCCGCGGCTTGACCGTCACCACCGGACTGGTGATGCTAACCTTTTGGCCCAAAAGCGCCGAGAGGGTGGTGGCCGCTGATCCCATGCAGATGTTACCGATTTCGCCCAAGGTATCTTTCTCCACATCGGTCAGCTCACCCGCCGGGTCCTTCCGGACACCCTCCCTTTCCCCGGGGGCTTTCGCCCCTCCGGCCTTGAGCAGGGCGTCTATTTCCTCCTGGTCCAGGATCTTATCCAACAGCCCGGTCACCGCCTTCCACCAGG is drawn from Candidatus Desulforudis audaxviator MP104C and contains these coding sequences:
- the fliY gene encoding flagellar motor switch phosphatase FliY; the encoded protein is MTGLLDKILDQEEIDALLKAGGAKAPGEREGVRKDPAGELTDVEKDTLGEIGNICMGSAATTLSALLGQKVSITSPVVTVKPREELLKQFTVPYLAIEVKFTAGLEGSVLLVIEVKDAAVVADLMMGNDGKNPPPELGEMEISAASEAMNQMIGTSATALAQLVGRTVSISPPRARVLQINADAEKVVGEFEAVMVVVSFNMQVGDLIDTSIFQIMTVDTARNEADLLLRGLDTSAEPAAAAEPKPEPAAPPRQPAGQTATVYQVPYPKTTPAPDPAPAPAWSQEAPGTAPDAGAGFSELALEKLDLILDLPLKVTVILGRSKRPIKDVLGLTPGSIISVLRCKHFWSRQGNAHTRHRLFPKPQNTVSNLILG